GATTATCATCATTTTTCTTAATGTTGAAAACAGATTTGTTTAAAATTCTGCTGATTTTGTAAGCAAGAAATGATAGAAGAACAAGACATACCTATCTAGGCAGAGCAACTCAACTAACACGGAAAAGGCGAAAGCGCTTGAACTTTGTTTGTTTCCAAGAACAATGAGTTCTAGCAAAGATGTCTTGTTTATATTATCAGCTAAGAAGCATCTACAGCTTCCTTCAGCTTGTATACAACAGGAAATTATCAAAGCAGCTTTGTTTCTttcatgaatctctccatcttcaatTCTTCTCATAAGCAGTGTCAATCCCCCAAGTGAAAGAACTTGCCTTGCATTCTCCAGATTCTTATCTTCATTGAAACCGGTGAGAAGTTGATCAAGAAAGTAAAATGCTGCAACTTGAGGACTGCATTGCACTGTGAAAAGGGTCTGCAGTTTGTCTCCAAACTCCAACACTCTAAGTACTAATGGCACCCATTCTGATGATAACATTTGTTTTGCCTGCGGCTTTGATAGATAAAGCAGAACCGCAGCTTTCAGAAACAGACTAGTGCTTCTCAGAAGTTTCACAAACAATTCTAGTTGTGGATCAGAGTTCAGTATAATTTGTCGAATCGCGTCGCTCCTTGCTACTAATTCAGCTAAAATTGATATAATCAATTCTAGAATTTCATCTTCAGACGAGGCAAATAGCACCTCTAACATAGCTTCAACTACACTATGTTGTGTTAATGCTTCTACAATGAGCGGATCACCAGGAGACCTCAACCAAGCTGAGGTAACCACACGAATAGCCGATTCGCATTCACTTAGGATATCAGATGAACATATAATTGCAATAGCTCCAACCAAATCACTTGAAAGAGAATTTATTCCTCCCCTTCTGATTGAAGCAATGTTCTTGGATCTGTAGCTGCTGTTTTCCAATCCTTCTGTAGGTATGTTCCTGCAAGAAAAGCACTGGAAATAGTCCAATCTCTGCGACTCGGGCCATAATTGACCATGATTCTTGTCAACTTGGATTGATGATCTTCCCATATATACATCTCTTTCTCTCTGACAACAGCAAGAAAATAGAATCATGTATCAAGACATCAATTCTACAGTATACTCCTTCTGTTTTGCATTATCGTTCACTTTAGAAATTTGATACATTCATAAATCAATCATATCTGGACACAACTGATTATGAATAAACAGATTTCTATAAGTGACAGATATTGTGGAATGAAGGgagtaaataagaaaattttcatCTGTGAAATAAAGGAAAGAAACAACTAACCTGAGATGAACTCCTGTATTCATCTCCAtaaattttatcattaatctctgAGCCCTTATAAATTACAATGGCTCCTTTTTGTTCATCCGGACCAGTAGGTTGCTGCTCCAGTTTGGGGCCAAACACTGCCTTATATCTGTTGAAGAGAACCgaaacataatatttgtcattttaaaaatttgaaatattcaTAACTCAATGAATTTGGAAACAAGTAGTATCCAGATACATTTAGTTACGAATATACGAAATTCGGAAGAATAAGTAATTCAAATCACTTACAAGTTTGGATTGATTGAGGAATTTGAAACCAAAGAATCTGAAGATTTTCTTCTTGATGATGATCTGCAACTTGGCATTGATGGCAATGATACAACAGGAAGAGGAGGCTCTGTGGCCCCAACTTTCAGCCATTGCTTGTAGTACAAAGCAAAGAGACTAGTTCCAGCATCCATTTTTTCATTGTAGACTTTGCTCAACACCttcattttccttttgttatCACCATGATCTTCATTTGAAAGAGACTCAATCTCCTTGTTATACCAAATTTTGAGATGGAGAAGATGGGGAAGAAACAAGTGCTCCCAAAGATCAGGAATCAGATATGTTCTAGCCATACTTGGAGAATCACAAAACACTTGAAGTAAATGCTTTGAGGAAACTCTCTCTTTCTTCAACATCTTATAAGCTATTGCCAAGTAAATTTGAGCACAAGCAGAAAGATGAGAATCTTTAGCATTCAAAGAGGAAGCAACTATTATGGTTAATATCTCAATGGAATTCTTCAAGCTTTTGATCAACATAACTTGCCTCATTCTTCCATGATCTTCTACCAATTTATCAACTTTCCCCATGCCCATTTCCAAATTCTCAAAAACCTCATCATTTGagtcctctcttcttcttctctccatcACAGAACTGCATCTTTCCCTGATTTTTCTCCTGAAAAGTTCATCTTTTACATATCTTCCAATGTAGCCACTGAGGATTTtcatcactgctccaatagcaactTCATCCATTCTTGAATCTGCTGCCACCAGAGACCTAGAGTTTGATCTCTCAGAAGCTGAACCAGGCCTCTTGAACGATGAAGAAGAGCCACTTCTTACCTATGCAAGTAAGAGTATTAAATATAATAGTAGTATTTGAAGCATTTATGCAAACAATATGCATACACGAATAAAAACGAAGCATTTATGGTATCATATGATATCATATCTTCTTACAGTGGATTTCTCTGACTTGTGCTTTGATGAAGCAACACTTCTAGGATCATGACATATATATGAAGGAAGTGATAGCTTCTTCTTGTATGAGGCTCCATCATCTGAGGGAAGAAGTTCAGCAAATGAAGAAGCCATTGGTGAAtgccaattattattattattatggttttTCAATGAtgacattttctttctttatattcTTAGGACTCAGAAGAAAGAAACCAATAAAAAAGATAACACAGAAAGACAGCTAGATTATTAGATAGAAGAATAGAGGGTAACAGTgatgaagacaaagaaaaagggtTGGGTTTGGTGAATTGTGAATGGTGAATGCTGCATGGTGATTCTATTTTTCAAAccataacttattttatttttttaatttttaatttttgaggtACTCTAATGTAAAATGCCAAAACAACTTTTTGGACCAACATCTTCAGCCAGTGAAATTGCTGCCACATCTTATATAAAAACACTCACTTGCATTCATATTTTAATCTGCATACAAAAATGTACTTTTATTTTGTCattaaaaatagataattattataatttaattttaatgcgctatcaatgtaaaataattttacatgtatGTTAAATCACATaacatcaaattaaaaaatatatatttatattaatcacatattatttaaaagaacatatataattaaatgatTTTACCAAATATTTTACATCAAATTAAAATCTATCTACTTTCCATTATTATATGTGGTATATAGGTCCTAGTGTACATAGAACCCACGCTTTATTCAACAATAAGTCAATAAATAGTTACTTTCTGTATTCTCTTTCCAAAAACTTTTTTATAATTGGAATACAGTAATTATTCTTTCTATTGGTCCTGGTCGTAGGGATTCTGATACTgaactcaaattttaaaattttttcatataaaatataatactgaatttattataattttaagaaatttgaaattaacttaatttaaagatgaatattatttagtttttttttttttttttaccaaagatagagaGACTCGAATCTGCGACCTCTTAGttaagtatggggagactatgccatttgaactataactcattggtGAATATTATTTAGTTTATGAATAGAGAAAATAgtaaaatgataaattaataatttaataataaatttcaaatattaCTAGTCCATGCATAAAAGTGTATTTTACTATTTAAAAAGGTGTACTTTGATTGTCTATTTGTCATTTTATAATGAAGAAACAGAGCTTTTTATAGAACAGAACGTACAATTGATTATTGAACAGTTCTTTATATGATTTGGTGTGAAAAATGCTTGTTTCATATGCTTGTCGACATGCAAACCATATTGATATCACTCTTCAATTAATGGAGTTTTCATATAAAATTTGATTCAACTTTACTTTCTGCGCGTATCTCTTGTGATCATGAAAGCTTTTCATTACTAAAAAAAAACCTCACTTTTTTTCCGGTCAGTcttatataacataaaaaaacacACGAATCACGATGAAAAGCTTATAATAACTACAAAAATTGTCTGCCAACATGGGATTATTTATCTCCAGCTAaaatcatcatatatatatatataaaatttttatttaaaaagtgaCTTTATAAGTAAACATGGGCATTTGGTCTAGTGGTATGATTCTCGCTTAGGGTGCGAGAGGTCCCGAGTTCAATTCTCGGAATGCCCCTTCTATTTAAATTTAATGCATGATATTTATACGAGTTTAATTTTTGCTATGATATTAACATGAGTTCAATTTTGTAAAGCAAAAATAACTGCAAGAATGATCATTTGAAAAATTCAATATGATTAGATGTAAAAATGTTTTATTTAGAAAACCATGCATATTTTCTGCAGATATCATATAATATTTTCACTAATGTAAGTAGCACATACAAGTTAAAATCTAGATTCACATACTATTTAgcatgaaaaaaagaaaaggaaaaaagtgaATATTACTTATTGCATAATTCATCTATTTTCTTGCAAAATCACATTTTACGAGTAAaataaccatacaattaatagACTGCACCTAATTAATGATAGATCCTATATACTTCATCTGTAACAAAATTTATACTGTAAATTTGTCACAAATTGGAAGAAGGGAAAggaaattatttttgtcaaaaacaCCACTTTGTAAAGGATCAACTTTCCTTCCTGCTATTACAATTTTACATATGACTTGGTTGGGGAGCATGCATCAACCTCTAAAATTTGCACTATATATTATAATATGTGAAGTcagaaaccaaaaaagaaaatgaagaagctaTGCTATATTTCACAGTTCACACTTTTCTAGCCTTGTTGTAATGTACAGAATCTCTGAgggatgatgaggatgaagaggACGAAATTCCGGAGCGGCTAAACTCGGCCTTGTCCTTGGTGAAAGCCTTGTGGACATCGTCTTTGAGCTCCATGAAGCGCGTTCTCTTGATTCGCTGCTCTTCTTGGGTTCCCTTCTCGAGGTAGAACAAGTCGGGGAGGTCATCCTCCATGAACTTATCCAGTACTTCCGAGCAATGCGGAAAGTAGCGCCTTCCCATCTCGACTGCCACCACAAAAAGGTAAAAGATCTTCGACATTAGACTTGTTATTGGAACACATCAACGGTTACATcaaatcaaaaaattatcttaaGATAGTTCCTACCTGTTTTCATAAGGGCTTCCATCCTAGAAAGAAGTCTTTTGTTTTGCACGATCGGTGTCTCGTTGAGATCTACTTCCCTTAGGTTGCCATTTGAACCTTTCGAAGCAGAAAGACCAGCAAACTCGGAAGTTGTCTCTGCATGAGCGATGTCCATGGCTAGTTTTGCTTCTGAAGGGAAGAACAATCTTGCAAATGCCACTGCACAAAGCAGCAATACTTAATATGATGGTTTGAGCATAAAATAACCCATGAAAACATAACAAAATCAGTTAAAACATGattcaaagtatttaaaaacAATATATCGAATCTCCTATGAGAATTCAATAAGCAGCATCAAGATGGAAGAACATCAATGGATACCTCTGTTCTCCAGGTATAGTAGCTTCATGTGTAGATCGTCGGCCATTGTATGGGAAGAAGTTGTAGCATCCCCAGCCAATGGATTCCTTCTCATTTCTCTTTCAAGAACATCGATGCATATTCTATCTTTGTTTGTCTCCTTCCCCTGTTCTGTTTTCGCATGATAATCCTTTGGCCTTGTCAACCTCCTGCAAATACTAACAGCACTCTGGCCATCCGAAGTCAAATCCGATGCACAAGCTCCTTTTGAGAGAAGTGATACTATAATAGAAGGTTCTTTACGCATGGCGGCTATATGAAGCACCGAGTACCCCCGAGAATTCCGAAGATTTACATCAGCCAGACCCAAACTAAGTACCTCAGAAACAACCTTGGGATCACAGTATGCTGTAGCATAATGGAGAGCATTGGCTTTATCTAATGTAATGTCTGACTCGTTTAAAAGAAGTTTAACAAGCTCAACATCATCCGAGTCCAATGCTTTATGTATTCTAGTGATCCGTTTTAGACACAAAGGATCAACTACAGGAACATCTACAGAAGCATCGGTTTCCATATCTTGCTGTTGGTTTTGGCGGAGCAACTTAACCTTTTCCACGAGCTCATAGGGAAGCTCCTTCTCGATTGAGATCTGGTCAATGTCTGAGCGTACCACCCTGTCGACACACTGAGTGACAAGCTGATTCAATTTACAATGGAAAGCAACCATGAGGATTGGGATGACATCTTCCACAAGAGCCTTCCCTACAAAGTTAAGAAGACGTCGCTGCCATAATCCAAAGTATTAATTAGCTCCTCGATCCGTTAGCATGATAAGACACAAATCGTTATTAGTTTAGATGCTTTACAAGTATTTTCCCATGCATTACCAAAACATGTGATGTCCAGTTATTCAGTACCCTGGAAAAGCTAAGGATGACAATACTCGGGGCCTATGCATAAGATGCCAGGTACAAGGCATGCGCCTAAACAAAGTGATATATTTGGTAAGTCAATTATAAAGTTAATTTTATATTCCCTCGGAAAGAAAAAAATCTGAAAGTTAGGCCTAACTAAAGATAGGTTAATCGTATTGGATCAAGATCCTCTAAAGTGAGGAAGTTGATAAAGTGGTAAAGAGATAATCACTCTTAAATTAAGATAGTGGGGCACACATTTCATGGAAGTTACAAATCAATGGTGATTAATCCTTCACTTTACCAACTTCCTCACTTTAGATAGTCCAAATTCAATCGTATTAGCTGTGAGGAAATTAAATAAATCTCAATAATCAATTCATGTGTTCTGAGAAATCCAATGAATCTTAATTCTTATTGAGAACTATGGTTATAGCCTGGCCGATAACATGACTCTAGAAGATAAAATCTACTACTAATTCTTTTTATAAACCTCTTAACTCTAGTTCTCTAAATGAATCCACAAACAAGTAGAGTAGAGAAGATGAAATCAAATTTTGGTAAATATCTATTACAATAGCTCAACTTTGTCAAAGTCTATTGCAAATCTTTTACATAGCCGATCTCAAATTCGGATATAAGGGAATGGTTGTGTTATGTACTTGAAAACAAAAGTTGAATCTTATAGCATGGATTAATTAAATGGGAAATCACTTAGTTAACTGAAATGTATAATCCATAACCTTTGATGTTTTCTTATATCAAAATCATCATAGATAGAATATTTACCTGGAAAAGCGATACCAGCTCCGGTATTTGAAAAATGGAAGATGCATACATCAACTCCACAGCAAAGTTAATTGCAGGTCTACAAGCAGCATGTGCACACACATTGTCAACACATGTTGACACCTCCATTGGAGAAGGCTTGAGTTTACCGGTATACACATAACCAAGGAAAATTTGAAAAGCTTCGTATCCAACATTGCCATAAGGCAATAAATCACTCATGGAGTACTTCAATTTCCCTTCtttatctgaagatcctttttcaCTCTTGAACAATTCATGGAAGAACTTACTTCTAGAGGCCAGAATGCATCGATGAACACCGACCGGAATTTCTTCCACAATGATCTCGGCATCACTATAGTCACAAGCAGGATCAATCAAAAGCTGCTCCAAACTGGAGCT
The sequence above is drawn from the Arachis hypogaea cultivar Tifrunner chromosome 4, arahy.Tifrunner.gnm2.J5K5, whole genome shotgun sequence genome and encodes:
- the LOC112796124 gene encoding putative E3 ubiquitin-protein ligase LIN — translated: MSSLKNHNNNNNWHSPMASSFAELLPSDDGASYKKKLSLPSYICHDPRSVASSKHKSEKSTVRSGSSSSFKRPGSASERSNSRSLVAADSRMDEVAIGAVMKILSGYIGRYVKDELFRRKIRERCSSVMERRRREDSNDEVFENLEMGMGKVDKLVEDHGRMRQVMLIKSLKNSIEILTIIVASSLNAKDSHLSACAQIYLAIAYKMLKKERVSSKHLLQVFCDSPSMARTYLIPDLWEHLFLPHLLHLKIWYNKEIESLSNEDHGDNKRKMKVLSKVYNEKMDAGTSLFALYYKQWLKVGATEPPLPVVSLPSMPSCRSSSRRKSSDSLVSNSSINPNLYKAVFGPKLEQQPTGPDEQKGAIVIYKGSEINDKIYGDEYRSSSQRERDVYMGRSSIQVDKNHGQLWPESQRLDYFQCFSCRNIPTEGLENSSYRSKNIASIRRGGINSLSSDLVGAIAIICSSDILSECESAIRVVTSAWLRSPGDPLIVEALTQHSVVEAMLEVLFASSEDEILELIISILAELVARSDAIRQIILNSDPQLELFVKLLRSTSLFLKAAVLLYLSKPQAKQMLSSEWVPLVLRVLEFGDKLQTLFTVQCSPQVAAFYFLDQLLTGFNEDKNLENARQVLSLGGLTLLMRRIEDGEIHERNKAALIISCCIQAEGSCRCFLADNINKTSLLELIVLGNKQSSSAFAFSVLVELLCLDRRMKVLNFLKGLKDGWSGLNIMHIVYIYLKKAPPEECPLVAVIILLLDLMEDPFKSSLYRAEAIEALISALNCQTCNDRVQDQSSRALHLLGGHFSYTGESLLEKSLLHKAGFREICLEDSFVAKGIFVYDSIHKNKEEEEIESWQQKVGCVLLKCGNKKLISALGECMANGTPSVARASLITISWMSSYLHLVEDKRLPPMAFSILTPHLIQSLNHDKDVEERVLASYSLLCLIKNSGFLPSLDKDSLRHLKNLSLVTWTANELISIFSKGSLHSRQ
- the LOC112796125 gene encoding BTB/POZ domain and ankyrin repeat-containing protein NPR1 — translated: MANSAEPSSSLSFTSSSHLSNGSVSHNICPSFGADPGHNLDVISLSKLSSSLEQLLIDPACDYSDAEIIVEEIPVGVHRCILASRSKFFHELFKSEKGSSDKEGKLKYSMSDLLPYGNVGYEAFQIFLGYVYTGKLKPSPMEVSTCVDNVCAHAACRPAINFAVELMYASSIFQIPELVSLFQRRLLNFVGKALVEDVIPILMVAFHCKLNQLVTQCVDRVVRSDIDQISIEKELPYELVEKVKLLRQNQQQDMETDASVDVPVVDPLCLKRITRIHKALDSDDVELVKLLLNESDITLDKANALHYATAYCDPKVVSEVLSLGLADVNLRNSRGYSVLHIAAMRKEPSIIVSLLSKGACASDLTSDGQSAVSICRRLTRPKDYHAKTEQGKETNKDRICIDVLEREMRRNPLAGDATTSSHTMADDLHMKLLYLENRVAFARLFFPSEAKLAMDIAHAETTSEFAGLSASKGSNGNLREVDLNETPIVQNKRLLSRMEALMKTVEMGRRYFPHCSEVLDKFMEDDLPDLFYLEKGTQEEQRIKRTRFMELKDDVHKAFTKDKAEFSRSGISSSSSSSSLRDSVHYNKARKV